The following are from one region of the Streptomyces decoyicus genome:
- a CDS encoding MFS transporter, producing the protein MTVDGADAAHTAGPAGTTVEPHGGRSGDRKTAARPAGGWRGRPWLTVFTLSLAAMMVSLDGTIVAVAQPVMQQRLHASLTEMQWVTNGYLLAVAVLLIVAGRVGDLFGHRQVFLAGTLGFTLASAAIGLSTDVGAVICFRVLQGVFGALMQPATLALIMTAFPADRMNLPIAVRSSVIAVSMALGPIAGGLIVHYASWQLAFFINVPLGALTVLLGLVVLRDAKEEGAARGLDVPGLLLLSATLSALVWGLTAVSGRAWGDPAVWAPLAGAAALACCFVGWERRAANPVIPMPLFRSPLLSVGVLLLIVNAFSLFGTSFFLAFYLQHVRGLTPMESGLQVLPLTVMMVVGAPFVALWIGKAGPRIPAALGMLMNAVALFGISRLDGHEGSGQLGFWLFVMGLGFSPIMVGATKLVLGNAPQGFSGVASGIQQTAMQVGGSLGVAVLGALMASGVRDVLSRRLAADGTRLSAAQFDHTVQSVSVGLHGHSAQLSGLPSSVFEQVSRAAFRSGMGTALTVTCLVALCAAVAGLLVRTRQPGK; encoded by the coding sequence ATGACGGTGGACGGTGCCGATGCCGCGCACACGGCGGGGCCGGCGGGCACAACGGTGGAACCGCACGGGGGCAGGTCCGGGGACCGGAAGACGGCCGCCCGCCCGGCGGGCGGATGGCGGGGGCGGCCCTGGCTGACCGTCTTCACCCTCTCCCTCGCCGCGATGATGGTCTCGCTCGACGGCACCATCGTCGCCGTGGCGCAGCCCGTCATGCAGCAGCGGCTGCATGCCTCGCTCACCGAGATGCAGTGGGTGACGAACGGCTATCTGCTCGCCGTCGCCGTACTGCTCATCGTGGCCGGCCGGGTGGGCGATCTCTTCGGCCACCGGCAGGTGTTCCTGGCCGGCACGCTGGGGTTCACCCTCGCCTCCGCGGCCATCGGGCTGTCGACGGACGTCGGTGCGGTGATCTGCTTCCGGGTGCTGCAAGGCGTGTTCGGCGCGCTGATGCAGCCGGCGACCCTGGCACTGATCATGACGGCGTTCCCCGCGGACCGGATGAACCTGCCGATCGCCGTACGCAGCAGTGTCATCGCCGTCTCCATGGCGCTCGGCCCCATCGCGGGCGGACTGATCGTCCACTACGCGAGCTGGCAGCTGGCCTTCTTCATCAATGTGCCGCTCGGGGCGCTCACCGTCCTGCTGGGGCTGGTCGTACTCCGCGACGCGAAGGAGGAGGGCGCCGCCCGCGGGCTGGACGTACCGGGACTGCTGCTGCTGAGCGCCACACTGAGCGCCCTGGTCTGGGGGCTCACCGCGGTGTCCGGCCGCGCCTGGGGCGACCCGGCGGTGTGGGCCCCGCTGGCCGGCGCGGCCGCGCTGGCCTGCTGCTTCGTCGGGTGGGAGCGGCGGGCTGCGAACCCGGTGATCCCGATGCCGCTCTTCCGGTCCCCGCTGCTGTCCGTCGGCGTGCTGCTGTTGATCGTCAATGCGTTCAGCTTGTTCGGTACCTCGTTCTTCCTCGCCTTCTACCTCCAGCACGTCCGCGGTCTGACGCCGATGGAAAGCGGTCTGCAAGTCCTGCCGCTCACGGTGATGATGGTGGTCGGCGCCCCGTTCGTCGCCCTGTGGATCGGCAAGGCGGGCCCGCGGATCCCCGCGGCGCTCGGCATGCTGATGAACGCGGTCGCGCTGTTCGGCATCTCCCGGCTGGACGGCCACGAGGGAAGCGGGCAGCTCGGGTTCTGGCTCTTCGTGATGGGCCTGGGGTTCAGCCCCATCATGGTCGGGGCGACGAAGCTCGTCCTGGGCAATGCGCCGCAGGGGTTCTCCGGAGTCGCCAGCGGCATCCAGCAGACCGCCATGCAGGTGGGCGGCAGTCTCGGAGTGGCCGTCCTCGGCGCCCTGATGGCCTCCGGCGTCAGGGACGTCCTCTCCCGCCGGCTGGCCGCGGACGGCACCCGCCTGTCCGCGGCGCAGTTCGATCACACCGTGCAGTCGGTGTCCGTCGGTCTGCACGGGCATTCCGCGCAGCTGTCGGGGCTGCCGTCCTCGGTGTTCGAACAGGTCAGCCGTGCGGCATTCCGGTCCGGCATGGGGACCGCCCTCACGGTCACCTGTCTGGTGGCGCTGTGCGCGGCGGTCGCCGGACTGCTCGTCCGTACCCGGCAGCCCGGCAAGTAG
- a CDS encoding beta-ketoacyl-[acyl-carrier-protein] synthase family protein, whose translation MAENGQVLVTGIGAMTPVGADASSSWSGLLAGKSGVRALVEEWAADLPVGIAAGLTEDPAAALPRTQARKLDRGEQLAMLASREAWQDAGAPEVEPERLAVVIGTGTGGVLTTLGQDDIFEESGARRLSPFAVPMLMPNGPAAWVSMDLGAKGGARTPVSACASGAEALAMGLDLLRAGRVDVVVAGGVEACLHPFTIAAFAQMKALSTQFENPESVSRPFDVARSGFVMGEGAGIMVLERAEFARARGATTYGTLAGSAVSSSANHITASDAAGQVHAIELALRDADLTPQDIGHVHAHATSTESGDLAEAEAIGRAVGTHASVTATKSMTGHMLGASGAVGAMAALLALKDGVAPAIRNLDALDPRIDLDVVQGENRTGEWKAALANSFGFGGHNVSLVFTK comes from the coding sequence ATGGCCGAGAACGGTCAGGTGCTGGTGACGGGTATCGGAGCGATGACGCCGGTCGGCGCCGATGCGTCCTCGTCCTGGTCGGGGCTGCTGGCGGGAAAGTCCGGGGTCCGCGCGCTGGTGGAGGAGTGGGCCGCCGACCTCCCGGTGGGCATCGCGGCCGGGCTCACCGAGGACCCGGCCGCCGCGCTGCCCCGTACACAGGCCCGGAAGCTGGACCGCGGTGAGCAGCTCGCGATGCTCGCCTCCCGGGAGGCCTGGCAGGACGCCGGCGCGCCCGAGGTCGAGCCCGAGCGACTGGCCGTGGTCATCGGCACGGGCACCGGCGGGGTGCTCACCACCCTCGGGCAGGACGACATCTTCGAGGAGTCCGGGGCGCGCCGGCTCTCTCCGTTCGCGGTCCCCATGCTCATGCCCAACGGACCGGCCGCCTGGGTGAGCATGGACCTGGGCGCCAAGGGCGGCGCCAGGACGCCCGTCAGCGCCTGTGCGTCCGGTGCCGAGGCGCTCGCGATGGGCCTCGACCTGCTCCGCGCCGGGCGGGTGGACGTGGTGGTCGCCGGCGGCGTCGAGGCCTGTCTGCACCCGTTCACCATCGCCGCCTTCGCCCAGATGAAGGCGCTCTCGACGCAGTTCGAGAACCCGGAGTCGGTGTCCCGCCCGTTCGATGTGGCCCGCAGCGGCTTCGTCATGGGCGAGGGCGCGGGAATCATGGTCCTGGAGCGCGCCGAGTTCGCGCGGGCCCGCGGCGCCACGACGTACGGCACGCTGGCCGGCAGCGCCGTGAGCTCCAGCGCGAACCACATCACGGCGTCCGACGCGGCGGGCCAGGTCCACGCCATCGAGCTGGCCCTGCGGGATGCGGACCTGACCCCGCAGGACATCGGCCATGTGCACGCCCACGCCACCTCCACCGAGTCCGGTGACCTGGCGGAGGCCGAGGCGATCGGCCGGGCCGTGGGCACCCATGCCTCGGTCACGGCCACGAAGTCGATGACCGGTCACATGCTGGGTGCCTCCGGAGCGGTGGGCGCGATGGCGGCGCTGCTGGCGCTCAAGGACGGCGTGGCGCCCGCCATCCGCAACCTCGACGCACTCGACCCGAGGATCGACCTGGACGTGGTGCAGGGCGAGAACCGGACCGGGGAGTGGAAGGCCGCGCTGGCCAACTCCTTCGGGTTCGGCGGACACAACGTGAGCCTGGTGTTCACCAAGTGA
- a CDS encoding SDR family NAD(P)-dependent oxidoreductase yields the protein MGRLEGKIAIVTGAASGIGAVTAERLAAEGARVALADLDEAGVKSLAEKIRGADGTHAIGIEADLADPASVRAMVAATVEEFGGLDILHNNAAATALASSLDVPVADADPEVWDRTMRVNLSGAMVATQAALPHLIARGGGCVINTSSAAGLSGDLSHPAYAASKAALISLTRSVATQAGRSGVRCNAIAPGLIITRPEREAAYRVMLPHHLTTRLGRPEDVASAVVFLASDEASFITGQTLVVDGGLLAHQPYYADRRAET from the coding sequence ATGGGCAGGCTTGAGGGGAAGATCGCCATCGTCACCGGTGCCGCGTCGGGCATCGGAGCGGTCACCGCGGAGCGGCTCGCCGCGGAGGGGGCCCGGGTGGCGCTCGCCGACCTGGACGAGGCCGGCGTGAAAAGTTTGGCCGAGAAGATCCGGGGCGCGGACGGCACGCACGCGATCGGCATCGAGGCGGACCTGGCGGACCCGGCATCGGTGCGCGCCATGGTGGCCGCCACCGTCGAGGAGTTCGGCGGTCTGGACATCCTGCACAACAACGCCGCGGCGACCGCCCTGGCGTCCTCCCTGGACGTGCCGGTGGCCGACGCCGACCCCGAGGTGTGGGACCGGACCATGCGGGTCAACCTCAGCGGCGCCATGGTCGCCACCCAGGCCGCCCTGCCGCATCTCATCGCGCGCGGCGGCGGCTGCGTCATCAACACCTCCTCGGCCGCCGGGCTCTCCGGCGATCTGAGCCACCCGGCGTACGCGGCGTCCAAGGCCGCCCTCATCAGCCTGACGCGTTCCGTAGCCACCCAGGCGGGCCGAAGCGGTGTGCGCTGCAACGCGATCGCGCCCGGCCTCATCATCACCAGGCCCGAACGCGAGGCCGCCTACCGGGTGATGCTGCCCCACCACCTCACCACGCGGCTGGGACGGCCCGAGGACGTCGCGTCGGCCGTCGTCTTCCTCGCCTCCGACGAAGCCTCGTTCATCACCGGACAGACCCTCGTGGTCGACGGCGGGCTGCTCGCCCACCAGCCGTACTACGCGGACCGGAGGGCCGAGACGTGA
- a CDS encoding FadR/GntR family transcriptional regulator gives MTEATRAVNKGPQKRNGATLRVRVPKTAELVAASLRRVIIRGELAPGDALPPESALMEQFGISRPTLREAIRVLESEALISVRRGVHGGARVNAPDPMVAARYLGLILEYRETTLGEMFQLVASIEPPCVRQLASRHTPSGIGRLHEALATEEEAKDDPAALAEAKAAFHATLVELNGNRAMLALHETLQCIFYQAKSPHIATGGKTGTRRDHEEHVKLVKLIQAGEADEAEAHWRRHISRMEKELNASGANTRLELLD, from the coding sequence TTGACTGAAGCAACCCGAGCGGTGAATAAGGGCCCCCAGAAGCGAAACGGGGCGACACTTCGCGTGCGTGTCCCGAAGACCGCGGAACTGGTGGCGGCCAGCCTGCGCCGGGTCATCATCCGGGGCGAACTGGCGCCGGGCGACGCACTCCCGCCGGAATCGGCCCTGATGGAGCAGTTCGGCATTTCCCGCCCCACCCTGCGCGAGGCCATTCGCGTCCTGGAGTCCGAGGCGCTGATCAGCGTGCGCCGCGGCGTGCACGGCGGCGCCCGGGTCAACGCCCCCGATCCCATGGTGGCCGCCCGCTACCTCGGGCTCATCCTGGAGTACCGCGAGACCACACTGGGCGAGATGTTCCAGCTCGTCGCCTCGATCGAGCCGCCCTGCGTACGACAGCTCGCCAGTCGGCACACCCCGTCCGGCATCGGCCGGCTGCACGAGGCGCTCGCCACGGAGGAAGAGGCGAAGGACGACCCCGCCGCACTCGCCGAGGCCAAGGCAGCATTCCACGCGACTCTGGTCGAATTGAACGGCAACCGGGCGATGCTGGCACTGCACGAGACGCTGCAATGCATCTTCTACCAGGCCAAGAGTCCGCATATTGCGACCGGCGGAAAGACCGGCACCCGGCGTGATCATGAAGAGCATGTGAAGTTGGTGAAGCTGATTCAGGCGGGCGAGGCCGACGAGGCCGAGGCCCATTGGCGCCGTCACATTTCCCGTATGGAGAAGGAATTGAATGCGAGCGGCGCCAATACCCGTCTGGAACTCCTCGACTGA
- a CDS encoding CoA transferase, with amino-acid sequence MSGGPDLAHRTARTRLRPWLGSAPGPVAGPPTAAAGGVGIGLTWHGGADLDPARPGSEPVVQALCGLMHLHGQEAGRPRRLGLEAASAAAGVLAGQGVLAAHVGRARGIPVDAVETSVLRAGTLLAGQYTAEATSPDPWGPSVKGDGGPPPFRSADGPLFEIETFDPARWLAFWRSLGVDTAVLGRAWTAFQHRYLKGHCLLPAALHTAAAGTPWPRIVAVAQEYGLSLSALRGYRDVLAEPGWSPGQPRLTPLPATCGGRPAAAPQSAGAGRTGDLPLAGIRVVEATSRVQGPLAGQLLTMLGAEVTWVEPPQGDASGMGSLYHRGKRRTGLDLGRPAGRDALRELIAEADVFLHNWRPGKAAEWGFAPGELARTNPRLVFGEASGWGPHLDRREVIGTEFMVQAYAGVSEGNTPRHERPATTRVLLCDMFGALVACEGVLAGLYRRELSGHGWTAESSLLTGAMALQSHVVLGRATGDEPGRSDGRPVWGAIDEPAGTADGYLMVSADDEPAYQALCEVLEVPPGRRGERDDQLTARLREAPAAQWEKLLTEAGLPAAAVCRDLSDPPRDPRLAPLFEPFAGGGQAPVAPWLFH; translated from the coding sequence GTGAGCGGCGGCCCGGACCTCGCCCACCGCACCGCCCGCACCCGGCTCCGGCCCTGGCTCGGTTCGGCCCCCGGCCCGGTGGCGGGACCGCCCACCGCGGCCGCCGGCGGTGTCGGGATCGGTCTGACCTGGCACGGCGGCGCGGACCTCGATCCCGCCCGGCCGGGCAGTGAGCCGGTGGTGCAGGCCCTGTGCGGGCTGATGCACCTCCACGGGCAGGAGGCGGGACGACCGCGCCGGCTCGGGCTGGAAGCGGCCTCGGCCGCGGCCGGAGTGCTGGCCGGCCAGGGCGTCCTCGCCGCTCACGTGGGGCGCGCCCGTGGCATCCCGGTCGACGCCGTGGAGACCTCCGTACTGCGCGCCGGCACCTTACTCGCCGGCCAGTACACCGCCGAGGCCACCTCCCCCGACCCGTGGGGACCCTCGGTCAAGGGGGACGGCGGCCCGCCGCCGTTCCGCAGCGCCGACGGGCCCCTCTTCGAGATCGAGACCTTCGACCCCGCCCGGTGGCTCGCGTTCTGGCGCAGCCTCGGCGTGGACACCGCCGTACTGGGCCGTGCCTGGACCGCCTTCCAGCACCGCTACCTCAAGGGCCACTGCCTGCTGCCCGCCGCACTGCACACGGCCGCGGCCGGCACGCCCTGGCCGCGGATCGTCGCGGTCGCACAGGAGTACGGGCTCAGCCTGTCGGCGCTGCGCGGCTACCGGGACGTACTGGCCGAGCCGGGCTGGTCGCCGGGCCAGCCCCGGCTGACCCCGCTGCCCGCGACCTGCGGTGGCAGGCCGGCCGCCGCACCCCAGAGCGCCGGAGCGGGCCGCACCGGCGATCTTCCGCTGGCCGGGATCCGGGTGGTCGAGGCCACCAGCCGGGTCCAAGGACCGCTCGCCGGACAGCTGTTGACCATGCTCGGGGCCGAGGTGACCTGGGTCGAGCCGCCCCAGGGCGACGCGAGCGGGATGGGCTCTCTCTACCACCGCGGCAAGCGGCGCACGGGTCTGGACCTCGGCCGTCCGGCCGGCCGGGACGCGCTGCGCGAACTCATCGCGGAGGCGGATGTCTTCCTGCACAACTGGCGTCCCGGAAAGGCCGCCGAGTGGGGCTTCGCCCCCGGGGAACTGGCCCGTACGAACCCCCGGCTGGTCTTCGGCGAGGCGTCGGGATGGGGTCCGCACCTCGACCGGCGCGAGGTGATCGGCACCGAATTCATGGTGCAGGCGTACGCCGGGGTGAGCGAAGGGAACACCCCGCGGCACGAGCGCCCGGCCACGACCCGGGTGCTGCTGTGCGACATGTTCGGTGCGCTGGTGGCCTGCGAAGGGGTGTTGGCCGGGCTGTACCGGCGGGAGCTGTCGGGCCACGGCTGGACGGCCGAGTCCTCGCTGCTGACCGGTGCCATGGCGCTCCAGTCCCATGTCGTCCTCGGCCGGGCCACCGGCGACGAACCCGGGCGCAGCGACGGCCGGCCGGTATGGGGCGCGATCGACGAGCCGGCCGGGACCGCGGACGGGTACCTCATGGTGAGCGCCGACGACGAACCCGCCTACCAGGCGCTGTGCGAGGTGCTGGAGGTACCGCCCGGCCGGCGCGGTGAGCGTGACGACCAGCTGACCGCACGCCTGCGCGAGGCCCCGGCGGCGCAGTGGGAGAAGCTGCTGACCGAGGCCGGTCTTCCGGCCGCCGCGGTCTGCCGGGACCTGTCCGATCCGCCGCGGGACCCGCGCCTCGCCCCGCTCTTCGAGCCGTTCGCCGGTGGCGGGCAGGCGCCTGTTGCGCCATGGCTCTTTCACTGA
- a CDS encoding class I adenylate-forming enzyme family protein, protein MESVSELIKALREACRKWPERPAMTFQGRSLTYGQFWERVEALAASYRGLGVKDKDRLVCQLPNSPEYLVALVAAWECGATFVGVDHDLTGPELVSITGRTDAVALLYQPRYGNDTPMAPLDDVRAAFPGVHLIVHGGDVLPPEAHQLADLADASRPHSAIGPESPGVPDSRTALLLLTSGTTGLPKCVMESFSALWAKIECFTTAFEPDERDVHLLYLPLAHALGLKMSMVALTRGSRLVLMDRFSPAGALQRITDERITVLPGTPAHFQLMLDHLDPGAHDLSSLRWAVAGAATFPGALLQQMYATFGVQLFYIYGCSEGFLCYTTDRAEIETGSVGHRVFEGPADTAPDGRLEIFARDGAEILGRGVVGEIVFGASRPVRYWGQDSVAQDGWYHTGDLGLIDDEGRLHVKGRMKELVNRGGLKVSCSEVESALTALPGIVDAGIFPVPDRILGEAIGACVVLADPQDELGLEELRARLRHSLARHKLPDALWVVDGVPRTKIGKVDRAALRLMEPGSAAAPAG, encoded by the coding sequence ATGGAATCTGTGAGTGAACTGATCAAGGCATTGCGGGAAGCCTGCCGGAAGTGGCCGGAGCGCCCGGCGATGACCTTTCAGGGCCGCAGCCTGACCTACGGCCAGTTCTGGGAACGGGTGGAGGCGCTGGCCGCCTCCTATCGCGGGCTGGGCGTGAAGGACAAGGACCGGCTGGTCTGCCAGCTCCCCAACTCGCCCGAATACCTGGTGGCGTTGGTCGCGGCCTGGGAATGCGGGGCGACCTTCGTCGGGGTCGACCACGATCTCACCGGACCGGAACTGGTATCGATCACCGGGCGCACGGACGCGGTCGCCCTGCTGTACCAGCCGCGGTACGGGAACGACACCCCCATGGCGCCGCTGGACGACGTACGCGCCGCATTTCCCGGCGTCCACCTGATCGTGCACGGCGGCGACGTCCTCCCGCCGGAGGCCCACCAACTGGCGGACCTGGCCGACGCATCGCGTCCGCATTCCGCGATCGGCCCGGAATCACCGGGCGTGCCGGATTCCCGTACCGCGCTGCTGCTGCTGACCTCGGGAACCACCGGGCTGCCGAAGTGCGTCATGGAGTCCTTCAGCGCACTGTGGGCGAAGATCGAGTGCTTCACCACGGCCTTCGAGCCGGACGAGCGCGATGTGCACCTGCTGTATCTCCCGCTGGCCCACGCTCTGGGACTGAAGATGTCCATGGTGGCCCTGACCCGCGGAAGCCGGCTGGTGCTGATGGACCGCTTCTCGCCCGCCGGGGCGCTGCAACGCATCACGGACGAGCGGATCACGGTCCTGCCGGGCACCCCGGCACACTTCCAGCTGATGCTCGACCATCTCGACCCCGGCGCACACGACTTGAGCTCCCTGCGCTGGGCGGTGGCGGGCGCGGCGACCTTCCCCGGGGCGCTGTTGCAGCAGATGTACGCCACCTTCGGCGTGCAGCTCTTCTATATCTACGGTTGCAGCGAAGGATTCCTCTGCTACACCACCGACCGGGCCGAGATCGAAACGGGTTCGGTGGGCCACCGGGTGTTCGAGGGGCCCGCCGACACGGCTCCCGACGGCCGTCTGGAGATCTTCGCCAGGGACGGCGCCGAGATCCTGGGACGCGGTGTCGTGGGCGAAATCGTCTTCGGTGCGTCCCGCCCCGTCCGCTACTGGGGACAGGACAGTGTGGCGCAGGACGGCTGGTACCACACCGGTGACCTCGGGCTGATCGACGACGAGGGGCGGCTCCACGTCAAGGGCCGTATGAAGGAACTGGTGAACCGCGGCGGGCTGAAGGTCTCGTGCAGCGAAGTCGAGTCCGCTCTCACCGCGCTTCCGGGCATCGTCGACGCCGGGATCTTCCCGGTGCCGGACCGGATTCTGGGAGAGGCCATCGGCGCCTGTGTCGTCCTGGCGGACCCGCAGGACGAACTCGGACTGGAGGAACTGCGGGCGCGGCTGCGGCATTCCCTCGCGCGGCACAAGCTGCCGGACGCGCTGTGGGTGGTGGACGGTGTGCCCCGCACGAAGATAGGCAAGGTGGACCGGGCGGCGCTGCGGCTGATGGAGCCCGGAAGCGCGGCGGCACCCGCCGGCTGA
- a CDS encoding SDR family oxidoreductase encodes MAKICAGRVVVITGAGNGIGRAHALAFAGAGARVVVNDLGGARDGAGSSTAAAETVAAEIRAAGGEAVANFDDISTWEGARRLIGQAVERFGRLDTLVNNAGILRDRTLVGMTEQDWDAVVAVHLKGTAAVLHHAATHWRQRSKAGEEVAGRVINTTSTSGLYGNPGQSNYAAAKAGIAALTIGAAQELGRYGVTVNAVAPAALTRMTEDLSVMPGLAAQHDLAPESVPPVVVWLGSPLSGHVTGRVVTVFGRRISVAEGWVDGPAAVGAERWEPETAGEALDKLVQRAAPNADAFGKRSE; translated from the coding sequence ATGGCGAAGATCTGTGCCGGCCGGGTCGTCGTGATCACGGGCGCGGGCAACGGGATCGGCCGCGCGCACGCCCTGGCGTTCGCCGGGGCCGGCGCCCGGGTGGTCGTCAACGACCTCGGCGGGGCCAGGGACGGGGCCGGCAGCTCGACCGCCGCCGCCGAGACGGTGGCCGCCGAGATCCGGGCCGCCGGCGGCGAGGCCGTGGCCAACTTCGACGACATCTCGACCTGGGAAGGTGCCCGGCGGCTGATCGGCCAGGCCGTCGAGCGGTTCGGCAGGCTGGACACCCTGGTCAACAACGCCGGGATCCTCCGGGACCGGACGCTGGTCGGTATGACCGAGCAGGACTGGGACGCCGTGGTCGCCGTCCATCTGAAGGGCACCGCCGCCGTGCTCCACCACGCCGCCACCCACTGGCGTCAGCGGTCGAAGGCGGGCGAGGAGGTGGCCGGCCGGGTCATCAACACCACGTCCACCTCAGGGCTCTACGGCAATCCGGGGCAGTCCAACTACGCGGCGGCGAAGGCCGGTATCGCGGCCCTGACGATCGGCGCGGCGCAGGAGCTGGGCCGGTACGGCGTGACCGTGAACGCGGTCGCTCCGGCCGCCCTGACGCGTATGACCGAGGATCTGAGCGTCATGCCGGGCCTGGCCGCCCAGCATGATCTGGCGCCGGAGAGCGTGCCGCCGGTCGTCGTCTGGCTCGGCAGTCCGCTGTCCGGCCATGTCACGGGCCGGGTCGTCACGGTCTTCGGCAGGCGGATCTCGGTGGCGGAGGGCTGGGTGGACGGCCCCGCCGCTGTCGGTGCGGAGCGATGGGAGCCGGAGACTGCCGGCGAGGCGCTGGACAAGCTGGTCCAGCGGGCGGCCCCCAACGCCGATGCGTTCGGTAAGCGCTCCGAGTGA
- a CDS encoding acetyl-CoA acetyltransferase: MPSHGIRDKVAIVGMGCTTFGEHWDASADDLVLDAVRAACASGGVSDVEVDAYWLSTLASGNSGLALSRPLRLPYKPVTRVENYCAGGSDALRNACYAVASGAYDTAMAVGVEKLKDSGMSGLSAPAVPGDGTEPDLTAPAAFSLLAQAYGHKYGLADGTLREVLDRIAWKNHANGALNPRAHFRRAVSMETLRKAPRVTGELGVFDCSGVSDGAAAALVVRAEDAYRYTDRPLFVKALALAVGPAAGTADPEYDFTSFPEVRRSAADAYRQAGITDPGAELALAEVHDCFTVTELVLMEDLGFAPPGEGWRAALDGAFDRDGALPVNPDGGLKAFGHPIGASGLRMLFECWLQLRGEAPQERALSASALGRGLALTHNLGGGPGECLSFVSVVGVEPPAPVKRHHTSAVTGTA; the protein is encoded by the coding sequence GTGCCGTCACACGGCATCCGCGACAAGGTCGCGATCGTCGGTATGGGGTGCACCACGTTCGGGGAGCACTGGGACGCCTCGGCGGACGACCTCGTACTGGACGCGGTCCGGGCCGCCTGTGCGTCGGGCGGGGTCAGCGACGTCGAGGTCGACGCGTACTGGCTGAGCACCCTGGCGTCGGGGAACTCCGGACTCGCGCTGTCCCGCCCGCTGCGCCTGCCGTACAAGCCCGTCACCCGGGTGGAGAACTACTGCGCCGGCGGCTCGGACGCACTGCGCAACGCCTGCTACGCGGTGGCGAGCGGCGCGTACGACACGGCGATGGCCGTCGGGGTGGAGAAGCTCAAGGACTCCGGCATGTCCGGGCTCTCGGCCCCCGCGGTCCCCGGCGACGGCACCGAACCCGACCTCACCGCACCGGCCGCCTTCAGCCTGCTGGCCCAGGCGTACGGGCACAAGTACGGCCTGGCCGACGGGACGCTCCGTGAGGTGCTGGACCGGATCGCGTGGAAGAACCACGCCAACGGCGCGCTGAACCCGCGGGCGCACTTCCGCCGGGCGGTATCCATGGAGACCCTCCGCAAGGCCCCGCGCGTGACGGGCGAGTTGGGCGTCTTCGACTGCTCGGGTGTGAGCGACGGCGCGGCGGCGGCGCTGGTGGTACGGGCCGAGGACGCCTACCGCTACACCGACCGGCCGCTGTTCGTGAAGGCGCTCGCGCTCGCGGTCGGCCCGGCCGCCGGCACCGCCGACCCGGAGTACGACTTCACCTCCTTCCCCGAGGTCAGGCGCTCGGCCGCGGACGCCTACCGGCAGGCCGGGATCACCGACCCGGGGGCCGAACTGGCGCTGGCGGAGGTGCACGACTGCTTCACGGTCACCGAGCTGGTGCTGATGGAGGACCTCGGTTTCGCGCCGCCGGGGGAGGGCTGGCGCGCGGCCCTGGACGGCGCCTTCGACCGGGACGGTGCCCTGCCGGTGAATCCGGACGGCGGGCTGAAGGCCTTCGGGCATCCGATCGGGGCCTCGGGGCTGCGGATGCTGTTCGAGTGCTGGCTGCAACTGCGCGGGGAAGCGCCCCAGGAGCGCGCCCTGTCCGCGTCCGCCCTCGGGCGGGGGCTGGCGCTCACCCACAACCTCGGCGGCGGTCCGGGGGAGTGCCTGTCGTTCGTGTCCGTCGTCGGGGTCGAGCCCCCGGCGCCGGTGAAGCGTCATCACACCAGCGCCGTCACAGGGACGGCATGA